The genomic window CTCCCGGCGGCCGCTCGAGGCAAGACAGGCGTCTGGGACCCCATAGGTGCGACTCCTCTCGCCCGCTACCCCGGCGTGAAGGTCGAGGCAGACGCTGGTGAGATGCGCGTCCTCGACCGCCGACGAGCGTCCTACAGGCACACCCCGGTCAGGGCTCATCCCAGCTTGTCGCCGCCTCCTCGCCGACCTCGCTCGCTTCGCGCCGCTTCGTAGCGCGGTCGAGAAAGGCGCCGGTAAAGAGCGACACCGCGCCGGCGGCCGCCATCGTGTCGATGTTCTCGCCGCTGAATGCCAGGCCGCGGACCGAGGGTGGCGTGTAAGGCCGGGGAACGGGTCGAACCGTCGCGCGGAAACCGTGGGCTCGACCACATTTGGCGCGACGACGGCCGGTGCCGCCCCGGTTGTCTGCGTCGGCATCGGACGTGCTGCAGACGAGACTCCTACGCGCCGGCGCGGGGGTCGATGTTCTGGTTGAGGTGGAAGACGTTGTCGGGGTCGTAGCGGCGCTTCAGCTGCGCCAGGCGCTCCCAGCACGGGCCGTAGGCGGCGCGCACTCGGTCGGCGTCGTCGTCGCCGAGGTAGTTCACGTAGACGGAGTCGGCCATGTATGGCGCGAGCTCCTGGAATGTGTTGCGCACCCAGGCGATGTTGGCGCCGTCGCCGCCGGGCTCGGGCCAGACGCCGGCCATCACGAGGTTGTAGCCCGGCTCGCGATGAGGAAAGGCGGTCGCGGTGGCCGGCACACGGCTGACCGCGCCGTGGAAGTGCTCGATGACCATGCCGGTCATGATCGACGGTGTCTTCTCGAACGCCTCAGCCATCAAGGCGATGGTTTCGGAGGAGATGTCCTTGAAGAATGCAGACTTCCAGTAGTTGCGGGCGCCCTTCGGGAAGCCGTCGTCGAGCAGTGTGTTCTGCACGGGATACGGGAGCGGCCCGAGCATGTCCATCAACGGTGTGGCCGCAGACCGGATCGCGTTCGCCGCCTTCTCGCCCTCCTTGAGATCGCCGCAATGGCACATGCCCATGGCCGCGATTTTGTGACCGGACCCGTCGGGGGCGTGGACGATCGCCATCATCATGACCAGCTCGTCGGGGTTCGCGGCCGAGAACTCTCCGAAGAAGTCCCACACCTTGGGTGCGTCGGCGAGCGCGAACGCGATAAGGCCGCCGTAGACCATCGAAACCGGATGTGCGTCGTATTCGAACGAAGACGCCACACCGAAGTTGCCTCCGCCTCCGCGGACCGCCCAGTAGAGGTCGGCGTCATCGTCGGCGCTCGCGGTGCGAATCTCTCCGTCGGCGGTGATGAGCTCGACCGATCGCACGTTGTCGACGGCCATGCCGTACTTGCTCATCAGCCACCCGAGGCCGCCGCCCAGCGTGAGGCCGGCGATGCCGGTCGTCGAGATCACGCCTCCGGTCGTGGCCAGCCCGTACGCGTGGGTGGCCCGGTTGTACTCGTTCCACGTGAGTCCGGCCTGGGCGCGAACCGTGCGGCTCTTTGCGTCTACGTGGATGCCCTTCATCGGTTGAAGGTCGATCATCAGTCCGCCTTCGGTGACGGCTCGGCCCGCGACGTTGTGGCCGCCTCCCCGGCTCGAGATCTCGAGGTCATGGTCGCGGGCGAACTTCACCGCATCGGCGACGTCGGCAGTGTTCTGGCAGCGCACGATCAGCGAGGGCCGCTTGTCGATCATCCCGTTGTGGACTTGCCGGATGTCGTCATACGCCGCGTCGGAGGCGGTCAGCACATCACCGGAAAGCCCCGCACGGAGCTGGTCGAGTGACTCCTGAGGGATCGATCGACTCATGACGTGTTACTCCCTCATCGGTTGGGCGGGGCGTCATGCGTGGTGCCTGCCGTCTCGGCGGGAGGACCGCGCGTTACCCCCGGACCCTAACGCACCGTTCCGCGTGACGCGGCCCGCGTGCTTCAGTCGTCGTACACGAGCCAAGCCGACAATCGCGATCAGGTTGCCGGGAGTCTGCTGTCGAGGAACGGGTTCGGCACCTGGTGAAGCTATGCCGGCCGAACGCGCAGATGGGCCCAAGCAACGCGAACCGTAGGCTGGCGCCGTGTCCGAGAAGGACTCACAGCGGACGATCGACGTCTCGCTGGCCACCGCGAGTCCGCTGGCTCGTCGGATCTACGCGAACGAACGGTGGTCGGCCGCCAGAGTCCAGCGATTTGTGAACAGGGTGATGGGGGCAACCGTCGCCACTTCGGGCTGACGGCAGGCCGCACGCCGCGGTGGTGCGTGCAGCATGTCGGGAAGGAACGGTGTACTTCGCGGCCTCCCGAGGCTCGCTGCTGCTCGGCAACCTGGAGCGGCATGCGGCCATCGCGATGACCGTTGCCGATCGCGATCACGACCTCACCATCCAAGGCGACGCTGAACGCGTAGGAATTGCGAGCGCGGTCCCAAACACTAGGGGACCTACGGGGGCTCTCTCGACGCGGCCAATCCACGCCGGAGAGCTGGGATGGCTACCTCTACTCGGTGCGTATCGAGCGCCTCTTCGTCAGCCGATGACCTCTCCCGTCATCGGCGAAGGAAAATGAGGAATCCAGAACCCAGCCGTGGCGACGCCGTCACGATATTCGTGCGCGGCTGAGACCGAGTTGCCCGGCCTCTCCAACTGACGCAGATGTAGAGAACCAACCCTCCAGGCATAGCGTCGCTCGCGACACCGGCCCCGCTGCGGGGGGACATCACAACACGACAGAGGGGGACCTCCATGCGCAACCAAGCCGTGAGGACCATCTGTGCGATCGCACCTGATTTGCGAGACGGTGAGTGTGGGCGGGGCATCCGCTTGGGCTGAGGACGACGACGACCACGACCAGGAGCACACAACAACAAGAGGAGATCAGGTTCGATCTCGCCCCCTCTACCCGGCCATTGCAGCTGCGTGGCGAAGCTCGAGGCGCGGGTCGATGTCGCCTACCTGAAGCCGGACGCTACGGACGAGCCCATCGAGGAAGCGCTCGAGATTCTGTTTCACGCCCGGTGCTTCCCTCCGACCCGACAGCCCCGTGTGGGGCCGCCAGTAGACGGCCGTGGACAAGCGGTATACTTTCCATGTCAGCTAATTAGCTCATTAGGAAAGAGCCCGGAGGCGAACCATGGCGATCGACGAGGACCGGCTGAGCCAGACGTTCGCCGCACTGGCCAACTCGACGCGACGGGCGATCCTTGCCCGTCTGGCCGACGGGCCGGCGACCGTGAACGAGCTCGCCGAGCCGTTCGAGCTCACGCTGCCTGCCATCTCCAAGCACATCAAGGTGCTGGAGCAGGCGGGGCTGGTTCGACGGGGGCAACTAGCCCAGTACCGACCGTGCGCCCTCGAGCCCGAGCGACTCGAGGAGGTGGCGAGCTGGGCCGAGCAGTACCGGCCCGTCTGGGAGGCCCGTTTCGACCGGATGGACAACTACCTCAGACAACTCCAACCAGCAACGAGAGGCAGGAGCAGCCGATGAAGGATGGCAACGTTTCGCAGGACGCGGTGACGATCGAACGCATCTTCGATGCTCCGATCGATCTCATCTGGCAGATGTGGACCGATCCCCAGCACTTCGCCGCCTGGTACGGCCCCGACGGCGCCAGCATTCCCGTCGCCAAGATGGACGTGCGCGTGGGCGGCACCCGTCTGGTGTGCATGGAGGTTCAGACCCCGGGCGGCCCAACGCAGATGTGGTTCACCGGCGAGTACCGCGAGGTCGTCGAGAACGAGCGACTCGTCTACACCGAGTCCATGTCCGACGAGAACGGCAACGTGTTGTCGCCCTCGGACATGGGCATGCCCGCGGGGCATCCCACGACGACCGAGGTCCGAGTCGAACTCGAGGACGTCGGTGGCCGCACGAAGATGGTGATGACCCATGCCGGCATTCCCAGCGAGTCCCCGGGTGCCGCCGGATGGACGATGGCGCTCGACAAGCTCGCCGCCCACGTCCGTCAGATGATCGCCGACCAGAACTGACCTCGCTGCTCGTCGGTGAGGCGCCGTCTATCTGCGGTCGAGCTCAGCTACGGCTGTCGCGGGTGCCACCAGGCGGAAGGCGTCTTCGAGGGTCTCGGCGACCTCCCAATCAACCGCGGCATCATCTGACGGGTCGAGGAAACCCCGAGCCAATCGGAGAATGTCCCGCTCGCAGACGTCGGCGGCTTGAAGAACGGTGCGGGTTCACTGGCGACGAGCACTGCTTGAATTCCGGGCGGGGCAGGGCACCACAGGACACTCGGTCGTCGTTGTGGTGGTCGTGGAAGTAGCAGAGCGGCCGCTTGTCTCGAACGAAGAAGCACGTCGCGCCGTGGCTCAGTCGTTCAGTTACCTCAGGCAGCGCAAGCGCGATGGCGCGCACCCGATCGAGCTCGAGAGTCGCCACGGTGACCAGCCTCGCGCACCCATCGAACGTGACCGGCTTGCGACCGTTCGATCGGGAGCCAACCAGCGGATAGCCTCCCCGATGACTGTCCGTCGCCTTCGGCTAGACGTGTCTCCGAACGCCGGGTTAGCGCGCGCTATCGATGGCCCGACGACGACTCGGCTTCCTTCCGCTTGCACGCGAGAGTGCTTCGTTCGTTCGAGGCGCCTTCGGCGTTCCCTTCGTACGCACACGACTCGCCGATCGGCCGTTTTGGGAGGCCCTAACTCGAGGGGCCGAGTACGGCATCGGAACCAGAACGACGGTCCTCCTGGTTGCCGCCCGATTGCGACTGTTGCCCGATCGCGGGGCGCTCGCCCCCCGCTGTGCAAACCGTACGTCGCTAGCCTTGCGGCTGGTGACCGCACCGGCCGAATCCGTTACGCCCGCGCCTCGGGCGATGTCGACATCGCCTACACGGTCTTCGGAGAGGGACAGTTCGACCTCGTGGTGGTGATGGGCTTCGTGACCCATCTGGATCTCGAATGGCAGTTCCCATGGTTCCAGGACATTCGAGCACTCGGCCAGGCGTGTCGGGTGCTCGTCTTCGACAAGCGGGGGACGGGGTTGTCCGACCGGTCGCTCGGCTACGGGAGCCTCGAGGAGCGAACCGACGACATTCGCGCCGTGATGGACGCCGCAGGTTCACGGCGGGCCGTCGTCTACGGCATCTCCGAAGCTGGGTCGATGGCATTGCTGTTCGCCGCCACCTACCCCGACCGGGCCCAGGCCCTCGTGCTCTACGGCACGTTCGCGAGGTGCTCCCAAGCACCCGGGTATCCGATCGGCGTATCGCCCGAGGAGGCAGACGCGTTCATCGACTTGGTGGCCAGAGAGTGGACACTGGCCGTGCCTATGGGGGGGTCCACATCCAGCACGTCCCCGACTCCGCGGAGGCCGCCCGGTTCCTCGCCCAGTTCGAGCGCAACGCCTGCACCCCGCAGGTGGTGGCTGAGATCGAGCGGCGCAACTTCGAGATCGACGTGCGGCCCATCCTGCCCACGATCTCGGTTCCCACCCTGGTGATGCATTGCGCAAGGATCCACTCGTGCCCGTCGAGCTCGGCCGCTTTCTCGGCGAGCACATCCCCGGTGCTCGCTACGTGGAGATCGACGGGGACTTCCACGGGAGTTGGCGCACAGAGGACATGGCCAAGTTGGGACCGCGGTCTCTCGAGTTCCTCGGCTCGCTCGGGTTTGAGCAACCCCCGCCACCGGCCACTCGCGTTCTGGCCACCGTCCTCTTCACCGACATGGTGGGATCGACCGAACGGGCCGCGGCGATGGGTGACCGGGGCTGGCGGGCGATGCTCGACAAGCACGATGCCATGGTCGCCGAGCGGGTAGCTGAGGCCGGCGGCCGGCTCATCAAGACGACCGGCGACGGTGTGCTCGCCACCTTCGTGGGTCCGTCGACCGGCATCGACGCCGCACGAGCCATCCGCGACCGGGTGCGGGTATTCGATGTCGAGGTCCGCGCCGGCGTGGACACCGGGGAGGTGGAGCTGCGAAATGGCGATGTTGGCGGCATCGGCGTGCACATCGCGGACCGCATCGCGACGCTCGCGGGAGCGGGTGAGATCTTCGTCTCGAGGACGGTGAAGGATCTCGTCACGGGTTCGGGGATCGCGCTCCACGACCGTGGAACGCATTCGTTGAAGGGCGTCCCGGATGCGTGGCAGGTCTACGCGGTCGATGACTGATAACACGGCGCGTGCTTGCTGACGGGAGCCCACTCCGAGTGCCCGTCACGCGCTCGGGCGTGCGCGACGCCGTACCCGGTGACCAGTCTGGCAATCCAAACCCAGCCCCTGGAGGCTGCGCGCTACGCGCGCTCGGTCTCGTCGATGAGATGACGCAGAGCGACGGGGGCCCTCTAGAGTCTGAGCGCAGGGCAAGGACTGACGGGAGGGGATGACTGATGACGCTTCCGGAAAC from Actinomycetota bacterium includes these protein-coding regions:
- a CDS encoding FAD-binding oxidoreductase encodes the protein MSRSIPQESLDQLRAGLSGDVLTASDAAYDDIRQVHNGMIDKRPSLIVRCQNTADVADAVKFARDHDLEISSRGGGHNVAGRAVTEGGLMIDLQPMKGIHVDAKSRTVRAQAGLTWNEYNRATHAYGLATTGGVISTTGIAGLTLGGGLGWLMSKYGMAVDNVRSVELITADGEIRTASADDDADLYWAVRGGGGNFGVASSFEYDAHPVSMVYGGLIAFALADAPKVWDFFGEFSAANPDELVMMMAIVHAPDGSGHKIAAMGMCHCGDLKEGEKAANAIRSAATPLMDMLGPLPYPVQNTLLDDGFPKGARNYWKSAFFKDISSETIALMAEAFEKTPSIMTGMVIEHFHGAVSRVPATATAFPHREPGYNLVMAGVWPEPGGDGANIAWVRNTFQELAPYMADSVYVNYLGDDDADRVRAAYGPCWERLAQLKRRYDPDNVFHLNQNIDPRAGA
- a CDS encoding metalloregulator ArsR/SmtB family transcription factor, producing the protein MDEDRLSQTFAALANSTRRAILARLADGPATVNELAEPFELTLPAISKHIKVLEQAGLVRRGQLAQYRPCALEPERLEEVASWAEQYRPVWEARFDRMDNYLRQLQPATRGRSSR
- a CDS encoding SRPBCC domain-containing protein, whose product is MKDGNVSQDAVTIERIFDAPIDLIWQMWTDPQHFAAWYGPDGASIPVAKMDVRVGGTRLVCMEVQTPGGPTQMWFTGEYREVVENERLVYTESMSDENGNVLSPSDMGMPAGHPTTTEVRVELEDVGGRTKMVMTHAGIPSESPGAAGWTMALDKLAAHVRQMIADQN
- a CDS encoding alpha/beta hydrolase, which gives rise to MTVRRLRLDVSPNAGLARAIDGPTTTRLPSACTRECFVRSRRLRRSLRTHTTRRSAVLGGPNSRGRVRHRNQNDGPPGCRPIATVARSRGARPPLCKPYVASLAAGDRTGRIRYARASGDVDIAYTVFGEGQFDLVVVMGFVTHLDLEWQFPWFQDIRALGQACRVLVFDKRGTGLSDRSLGYGSLEERTDDIRAVMDAAGSRRAVVYGISEAGSMALLFAATYPDRAQALVLYGTFARCSQAPGYPIGVSPEEADAFIDLVAREWTLAVPMGGSTSSTSPTPRRPPGSSPSSSATPAPRRWWLRSSGATSRSTCGPSCPRSRFPPW
- a CDS encoding adenylate/guanylate cyclase domain-containing protein, with the translated sequence MPVELGRFLGEHIPGARYVEIDGDFHGSWRTEDMAKLGPRSLEFLGSLGFEQPPPPATRVLATVLFTDMVGSTERAAAMGDRGWRAMLDKHDAMVAERVAEAGGRLIKTTGDGVLATFVGPSTGIDAARAIRDRVRVFDVEVRAGVDTGEVELRNGDVGGIGVHIADRIATLAGAGEIFVSRTVKDLVTGSGIALHDRGTHSLKGVPDAWQVYAVDD